From a region of the Corvus moneduloides isolate bCorMon1 chromosome 27, bCorMon1.pri, whole genome shotgun sequence genome:
- the LSM1 gene encoding U6 snRNA-associated Sm-like protein LSm1, with the protein MNYMPGTASLIQDIDKKHLVLLRDGRTLIGYLRSIDQFANLVLHQTVERIHVGKKYGDIPRGIFVVRGENVVLLGEIDLEKESDTPLQQVSIEEILEEQRVEQQAKQESEKLKVQALKERGLSVPRADTLDEY; encoded by the exons ATGAACTACATGCCCGGCACGGCCAGCCTCATCCAGGACATCGACA AGAAGCACCTGGTGCTGCTGCGGGACGGCCGGACGCTCATCGGGTACCTGCGCAGCATCGACCAGTTCG CGAACTTGGTGTTGCACCAGACTGTGGAGCGCATCCACGTGGGCAAGAAGTATGGGGACATCCCTCGGGGCATCTTCGTGGTGAGGGGCGAGaatgtggtgctgctgggggaaaTC GACCTGGAGAAGGAGAGTGACACACCTCTGCAGCAGGTGTCCATCGAGGAGATCCTGGAGGAGCAGCGGGTGGAGCAGCAGGCCAAGCAGGAGTCGGAGAAGCTGAAGGTGCAGGCGCTGAAGGAGCGGGGCCTCTCCGTCCCGCGGGCGGACACGCTGGATGAGTACTGA
- the BAG4 gene encoding BAG family molecular chaperone regulator 4 isoform X1 — protein sequence MEPRAAGPGPPRPAGSPRPPAAAAQAMDSPYANGAYSPPYPHYASLPQARGFYCSGPPRSPYATEPTGLYRPPSPAPAWSYVPPECPSEGSALRRQQVPGYSPPQTPGMPIPQYPYGDSSAGVTGQGPVPQPRAPEDAWGPPSVYGVQPRYAWPAASGHGSFYASDSHPSWTGSGAPSHPPTWESQGQDSVYDRSEQSPNQHSYYSDVNHRHSGTVNEHRMAKPAPSQPRVQYSAQPQLYDLAPRKPVAGSRELGFKPAEQPSTNPAAIQPEIQRILHVMGEAEQLEEEVDEFVGKKTDKSYRLLEEMLTKLLLELDSIETGGQDSVRQARKESVHRIQAILEKLERKGL from the exons ATGGAGCCCcgcgcggccgggccgggcccgcctcGCCCCGCAGGgtccccgcgcccgcccgcggCGGCCGCGCAG GCAATGGATTCTCCCTACGCCAACGGAGCCTACAGCCCCCCATACCCGCATTACGCCAGCCTGCCGCAGGCACGGGGCTTCTACTGCTCGGGGCCCCCACGGAGCCCCTACGCCACGGAGCCCACGGGCCTCTACCGGCCCCCGTCGCCCGCTCCCGCCTGGAGCTACGTCCCCCCGGAGTGTCCCAGCGAGGGATCCGCGCTCCGCAGGCAGCAGGTCCCCGGCTACTCCCCGCCACAG ACCCCGGGAATGCCGATCCCGCAGTATCCATACGGAGACAGCAGTGCAGGGGTCACGGGGCAGggccctgtgccacagcccagAGCCCCGGAGGACGCCTGGGGCCCCCCCTCTGTCTATGGGGTGCAGCCACGTTACGCCTGGCCCGCGGCCTCGGGGCACGGCAGCTTCTACGCCTCCGATTCACACCCGTCCTGGACTGGCAGCGGggctccttcccaccctcccaccTGGGAGTCACAGGGGCAG GACTCTGTCTACGACAGATCTGAGCAAAGCCCAAACCAACACAGTTACTATTCTGATGTCAACCACCGGCACTCGGGGACAGTGAACGAGCACAGGATGGCCAAGCCCGCGCCGTCCCAGCCCCGGGTGCAGTAcagtgcccagccccagctctaTGACCTCGCTCCACGGAAGCCCGTGGCCGGGAGCCGGGAGCTGGGCTTCAAACCTGCTGAGCAGCCTTCCACAAATCCTGCAGCCATCCAGCCGGAGATTCAGAGGATCCTCCACGTGATGGGGGAGGCTGAACAGCTGGAGGAAGAGGTGGATGAATTTGTAGGGAAAAAGACAGATAAATCCTACCGGCTCCTGGAGGAGATGTTGaccaagctgctgctggagctggattCCATTGAGACTGGGGGCCAGGACAGTGTCCGGCAGGCCAGGAAAGAGTCCGTCCACAGAATTCAGGCCATACtggaaaaactggaaagaaagggaTTGTGA
- the BAG4 gene encoding BAG family molecular chaperone regulator 4 isoform X2, whose product MDPGTQAMDSPYANGAYSPPYPHYASLPQARGFYCSGPPRSPYATEPTGLYRPPSPAPAWSYVPPECPSEGSALRRQQVPGYSPPQTPGMPIPQYPYGDSSAGVTGQGPVPQPRAPEDAWGPPSVYGVQPRYAWPAASGHGSFYASDSHPSWTGSGAPSHPPTWESQGQDSVYDRSEQSPNQHSYYSDVNHRHSGTVNEHRMAKPAPSQPRVQYSAQPQLYDLAPRKPVAGSRELGFKPAEQPSTNPAAIQPEIQRILHVMGEAEQLEEEVDEFVGKKTDKSYRLLEEMLTKLLLELDSIETGGQDSVRQARKESVHRIQAILEKLERKGL is encoded by the exons ATGGATCCCGGCACACAG GCAATGGATTCTCCCTACGCCAACGGAGCCTACAGCCCCCCATACCCGCATTACGCCAGCCTGCCGCAGGCACGGGGCTTCTACTGCTCGGGGCCCCCACGGAGCCCCTACGCCACGGAGCCCACGGGCCTCTACCGGCCCCCGTCGCCCGCTCCCGCCTGGAGCTACGTCCCCCCGGAGTGTCCCAGCGAGGGATCCGCGCTCCGCAGGCAGCAGGTCCCCGGCTACTCCCCGCCACAG ACCCCGGGAATGCCGATCCCGCAGTATCCATACGGAGACAGCAGTGCAGGGGTCACGGGGCAGggccctgtgccacagcccagAGCCCCGGAGGACGCCTGGGGCCCCCCCTCTGTCTATGGGGTGCAGCCACGTTACGCCTGGCCCGCGGCCTCGGGGCACGGCAGCTTCTACGCCTCCGATTCACACCCGTCCTGGACTGGCAGCGGggctccttcccaccctcccaccTGGGAGTCACAGGGGCAG GACTCTGTCTACGACAGATCTGAGCAAAGCCCAAACCAACACAGTTACTATTCTGATGTCAACCACCGGCACTCGGGGACAGTGAACGAGCACAGGATGGCCAAGCCCGCGCCGTCCCAGCCCCGGGTGCAGTAcagtgcccagccccagctctaTGACCTCGCTCCACGGAAGCCCGTGGCCGGGAGCCGGGAGCTGGGCTTCAAACCTGCTGAGCAGCCTTCCACAAATCCTGCAGCCATCCAGCCGGAGATTCAGAGGATCCTCCACGTGATGGGGGAGGCTGAACAGCTGGAGGAAGAGGTGGATGAATTTGTAGGGAAAAAGACAGATAAATCCTACCGGCTCCTGGAGGAGATGTTGaccaagctgctgctggagctggattCCATTGAGACTGGGGGCCAGGACAGTGTCCGGCAGGCCAGGAAAGAGTCCGTCCACAGAATTCAGGCCATACtggaaaaactggaaagaaagggaTTGTGA